GCGGAGTTTTGAAACTTCCGGGTTCAGAACCCACGCCGAAACGAGAACTGGAGATCGGGTAAGTTCGAACGATCTCATCCTCGCGGCAGAGGTAAAGCTTTTGCTGGTCGAGACGAATCACGATCTTGAGCGGTGTCATACTTGTTTTAAAGTGGGGGCGGTATGGGCAAGCATTTCACAGTCGCAATTGCCGGCGCAACGGGCGCCGTCGGAATCGAGCTTCTGCGGTTATTGGAACAGCGGGCGTTTCCGGTTCGCGACCTGAAACTTCTCGCCTCTCCCAAATCGGCGGGTAAACGTCTGCGTTTTCGAGGGGAGGAACTGCCGGTGGAAACGTTGTCGGAAGGGTCGTTCAACAATGTCGATTTTGCACTCTTCAGCGCCGGCGCGTCCACGTCGAAGACTTTTGCGCCGGCCGCCGTGCAGGCGGGCGCCACGGTCATCGATAATTCCTCGGCGTTCCGGATGGAACCGGCGGTGCCCCTGGTGGTCCCGGAAATCAATGCTGACGACGCCCGGTATCACGCGGGAATCATCGCTAACCCGAACTGCACGACCATCATCAGCCTGATGGCTTTGTGCCCGCTGCACCGTGCATTTGGTTTGAACCGCGTCGTCGCGGCGAGTTATCAGGCCGTTTCGGGGGCGGGCGCAAAAGGGATCATCGAACTGAAATCCCAGGTGGAAGCGGACGCCGCGCAGGCCCCTGCCGCCGCCGTCTTTCCGCACCCGATCGCCTTCAACGTCATTCCTCAGGTGGACGCGTTTTTAGCGGACGGATACACGAAGGAGGAACACAAATTTGTTAATGAGAGCCGCAAGATCCTGCACCTGCCGGACTTGCGTGCTTCCATCACTTGCGTGCGCGTACCGGTTTACCGGTCGCATGCCGTTGCCGTGCACGCCGAATTCCGAAACCCCGTTTCGATCGATCGGGCGAGGGACGTCATCGCCAAGTTTCCCGGTGTCCGGCTGGTGGACGAACCGGCTTCGGGCAAATACCCGGTGCCATTGGCCACTTCCGGAACTGACGATTGCCAGGTTGGCCGTATCCGGCTCGATGCCGCACTGGACAACGGGTTGGCATTGTGGGTCTGCGGCGACCAGTTGCTCAAAGGCGCCGCTTTAAACGCGGTCCAGATTGCCGAACTTCTCGTTTGAGCCGGGCTTGTCTTTGCCCCGGAAAGGGGCAAAGACCGTTGCCGCAGCCTCTACTACTCTCGTCGGAACGATCGGGCTCCGCCCGTTTTGGTCCCGGGCCGGTCGCCGGCTGCCCATTACCCGTTTCGGTCCGCGGGCTCGGGCGGCCGGGCCTTTGCAGCGTCGACCTTCGCAGCGTCGACGGGCACATGCTTGCTCAGGAATTGCTCCATCGCTTCGTAAAAGGAAAAACGGTTCTCCTCGTTGTGAAAACCGTGCCCCTCGTTTTCCTTGACCATGTACTCGACGTCAACGCCCCGCTTTTTCAACGCTTCCACGATCTGGTTTGACTCGGCGATGTTCACCCGGGGATCTTTGGCGCCCTGGGCCACAAAAAGGGGCGCCTTGATCCTGTCCGCGTTCAGAGCAGGGGAATGCTGCCGGAACCATTCCTTATCCTGATCCGGGTTTCCGACCATCGCGTACATCATGTCAAGCTGCGGTTTCCAGTAAGGCGGGATCGTCTTCAGGAACGTGAACAGGTTGGAGACACCGACATAATCGACTCCGGCTGCATACAGATCGGGCGTCTTGACCAGGCCCTCCAGGGTGGCATACCCGCCGTAGCTGCCGCCGTAGATGGCGATCCGCTTTGGGTTTGCGATACCCTCTTTGATCAACCACTCGGCACCGTCGGTGATGTCATCCTGCATCGTCCCGCCCCACTGCTTGAAACTGATCTCCCAAAACTTTCGCCCGTAGCCCGTTGAGCCGCGGTAGTTCACCTGGAGAATAGCGTAGCCGCGGTTAGCCAAGAACTGGACTTCGGGATCGAAGCCCCACGCATCGCGTGCCCACGGGCCGCCGTGAACGTTAATAATCACCGGCAGATTTTTCGGTTCGGCACCTTTCGGCAGGCTAAGGTAACCGTTGATCGTCAGGCCGTCGCGGGCCTGGTAGCTGATCGGTTTCATCTCAGCCAGGTCGGCGGGGTTCAACCAGGGCGCGCGGTCGGCCAGTTTCGTCAGTTCGTCGCCCTTGACATCATACAAATAGAAAGCGCCGAGGGACCGGTCGCTCATCGTGCGAACCACGAAACGGTCCTCGTCCTTGCTGGCTGAGGTAACCGATAGTTCCATCCCCGGTAATTTGGCTTCGAGACGGCTGAAAATGCCTTCCGCTTCCCGGTCGAAAAACTTGCGTTCCGTCCTC
The sequence above is drawn from the Verrucomicrobiota bacterium genome and encodes:
- a CDS encoding aspartate-semialdehyde dehydrogenase, with protein sequence MGKHFTVAIAGATGAVGIELLRLLEQRAFPVRDLKLLASPKSAGKRLRFRGEELPVETLSEGSFNNVDFALFSAGASTSKTFAPAAVQAGATVIDNSSAFRMEPAVPLVVPEINADDARYHAGIIANPNCTTIISLMALCPLHRAFGLNRVVAASYQAVSGAGAKGIIELKSQVEADAAQAPAAAVFPHPIAFNVIPQVDAFLADGYTKEEHKFVNESRKILHLPDLRASITCVRVPVYRSHAVAVHAEFRNPVSIDRARDVIAKFPGVRLVDEPASGKYPVPLATSGTDDCQVGRIRLDAALDNGLALWVCGDQLLKGAALNAVQIAELLV
- a CDS encoding S9 family peptidase produces the protein MRIIVLLALFSMTNLSQAASSSPLPPQIPLRDFFRNPEIAGFQLSPSGNDLAYVRPYESRLNVFIRPREGGEEKRLTSVTDRDVTAYFWKGDQYILFLKDNGGDENFHLFAVDRDGKQVRDLTPFEGARAELIDDLEDHPTDVIVALNKRNKEVFDAYRLNVETGDMKLIAENPGNIANWVTDHDGRIRVATTTDGVNTSLLYRKSEQEAWKTILTTNFKESFSPAFFTFDNKNLYGVSNLGRDKAAVVEFDLDSAKETQVLYENPEVDVSDLTYSRKRKVLTSAVYTTWRTERKFFDREAEGIFSRLEAKLPGMELSVTSASKDEDRFVVRTMSDRSLGAFYLYDVKGDELTKLADRAPWLNPADLAEMKPISYQARDGLTINGYLSLPKGAEPKNLPVIINVHGGPWARDAWGFDPEVQFLANRGYAILQVNYRGSTGYGRKFWEISFKQWGGTMQDDITDGAEWLIKEGIANPKRIAIYGGSYGGYATLEGLVKTPDLYAAGVDYVGVSNLFTFLKTIPPYWKPQLDMMYAMVGNPDQDKEWFRQHSPALNADRIKAPLFVAQGAKDPRVNIAESNQIVEALKKRGVDVEYMVKENEGHGFHNEENRFSFYEAMEQFLSKHVPVDAAKVDAAKARPPEPADRNG